The following proteins are encoded in a genomic region of Roseobacter fucihabitans:
- a CDS encoding CDGSH iron-sulfur domain-containing protein — protein MTSETRISLRQDGPLVVSSPPNLRDADGEAVKTKEVAALCRCGVSKNKPFCDGSHSEAGFSSAPDHSKIRNKEIEYSGTASSHPVTVHYTPVLCSHAGECARLAKDVFNPKEKPWIQPDGGSLQDILAVIAACPSGALRLSTQSMNAAHMTSPEVKIDIERHGPYWVSNVPLDAEFNGVGASPAKYVLCRCGESKNKPFCDGTHYDVAWRDDD, from the coding sequence ATGACTTCAGAAACAAGAATCTCTTTGCGCCAGGATGGGCCACTGGTCGTTTCATCGCCGCCAAACCTCCGTGATGCCGATGGTGAAGCAGTCAAGACGAAGGAGGTCGCAGCTCTTTGTCGGTGCGGTGTGTCCAAAAACAAACCATTTTGCGATGGATCACACAGCGAGGCCGGTTTTTCCAGCGCTCCGGATCATAGCAAGATTAGAAACAAAGAGATTGAGTACTCCGGAACCGCCAGTTCGCATCCTGTCACTGTGCACTACACGCCCGTACTTTGTTCACATGCAGGGGAATGCGCCAGATTGGCCAAGGACGTGTTTAACCCTAAGGAGAAACCGTGGATCCAACCAGACGGCGGATCGCTGCAAGACATTCTCGCTGTCATCGCGGCCTGTCCTTCTGGTGCGCTAAGGCTGAGCACTCAGAGCATGAACGCAGCGCACATGACATCCCCAGAGGTCAAGATAGATATAGAACGCCATGGTCCGTATTGGGTTTCTAACGTACCGCTTGATGCCGAATTCAATGGTGTAGGGGCCAGCCCTGCCAAATATGTTCTGTGCCGGTGCGGTGAATCGAAAAACAAACCCTTCTGCGATGGAACGCACTATGATGTTGCGTGGCGAGACGACGATTGA
- a CDS encoding STAS/SEC14 domain-containing protein — protein MTHFNQGPIQQIPTDNETVFAFQIHGHIDDDASEALAKFMNDVFDKHPKVSMLLEMTKFTGSDWDSMLDGDVIKSRFRSLQHVARYAVVGAPDRAAKMIGLMDKVIPVEARAFDTHEITQAWDFVGAQPIVA, from the coding sequence ATGACACATTTCAACCAAGGTCCAATCCAACAGATTCCCACAGACAACGAAACTGTTTTTGCATTCCAAATCCATGGTCACATCGATGACGATGCGTCAGAGGCGCTGGCCAAATTTATGAATGATGTTTTCGATAAACATCCCAAAGTCAGCATGCTGCTGGAAATGACCAAATTCACAGGCAGCGATTGGGATAGCATGCTAGATGGTGACGTCATCAAGTCGCGTTTCAGATCGCTGCAGCATGTCGCACGCTACGCAGTTGTCGGTGCACCGGATCGCGCGGCCAAGATGATTGGCCTGATGGATAAAGTCATTCCCGTCGAAGCACGCGCCTTTGACACGCACGAAATTACCCAAGCTTGGGACTTTGTCGGCGCGCAACCTATCGTCGCCTGA